The genome window CTAATCCGTAACCTTGATGCCCATGCTGCGCGCTGAGCCTTCAATGATCTTCATCGCCGCATCCACATCGTAGGCATTGAGATCGGCTTTCTTGATACCGGCGATCTCTTTAACCTGCGCCCGGGAGACCGCCCCCACCCCTTCCTTGCTGGGGTTCTTCGATCCCTTGGCGATGCCCGCGGCCTGCTTCAACAACACGGAAGCCGGCGGCGACTTGGTGATAAAACTGAAACTGCGGTCCTCATACACCGTAATGACGACCGGGATGATCATGCCTTCCTGGCCCTGCGTGGCGGCATTGAACGCCTTACAGAAATCCATGATGTTGACGCCGTTCTGACCCAGCGCCGGTCCGACGGGGGGCGAAGGCGTCGCCTGCCCGGCGGGGATCTGCAACTTGATCAGCGCCTTGACTTTCTTTTTAGTGGCCATCTCTTCTCAACCTTTCGATTTCGTGCTGCTCAAACTTTCTCGATCTGCGGAAACTCCAGCTCCACCGGCGTCGCCCGGCCGAAAATGGAAACCATGACCTTCACCTTGCCCTTGTCGTGGTTGACTTCCTCCACGGTGCCGTTGAAGTTCATGAACGGACCATCGATGACCCGCACACCCTCTCCCTTTTCAAACTGGAACTTCGGCTTCGGTCGCTGGGACTCGCCCTTGACCTGATCCATGATCTCCTTGACTTCATCCTGAGACAGAGGCGTCGGCTCCGTGCCACCCAGAAACCCGGTGACCTTCGGCGTGTTCTTGATCAGGTACCAGACATCCTGATCCATATCGACGCTGATCAACACGTAGCCGGGGAGAAACTTCCTCGAACTGACCTTCTTCTTGCCCTGCCGGACCTCCACAACTTCTTCCGTGGGAATGACGATCTCACCCAGCCTGTCGCGAATGCCCGCATGCGCGAACCGGTCCTCCAGACTCAACTTGACTTTATTCTCGTACCCGGAATAGGTATGGATCACATACCAATCCTTGTCTTTGGCCACGACGTCTTCCATATCCCCTTTCAACCGGCAATCATGCCCTGAACGATTTTGGAAAGGATCGTGTCCACGATCCACAAGAACAGGCCGATG of Nitrospina watsonii contains these proteins:
- the rplK gene encoding 50S ribosomal protein L11, which codes for MATKKKVKALIKLQIPAGQATPSPPVGPALGQNGVNIMDFCKAFNAATQGQEGMIIPVVITVYEDRSFSFITKSPPASVLLKQAAGIAKGSKNPSKEGVGAVSRAQVKEIAGIKKADLNAYDVDAAMKIIEGSARSMGIKVTD
- the nusG gene encoding transcription termination/antitermination protein NusG: MEDVVAKDKDWYVIHTYSGYENKVKLSLEDRFAHAGIRDRLGEIVIPTEEVVEVRQGKKKVSSRKFLPGYVLISVDMDQDVWYLIKNTPKVTGFLGGTEPTPLSQDEVKEIMDQVKGESQRPKPKFQFEKGEGVRVIDGPFMNFNGTVEEVNHDKGKVKVMVSIFGRATPVELEFPQIEKV